The Aquila chrysaetos chrysaetos chromosome 7, bAquChr1.4, whole genome shotgun sequence DNA segment CTGACTGCAGAGGAGACCCGAGCTGTGGCTACCACTCTCTTCCATCAATGTGCTGCTTCCTACACCTTGAGGCCACTCGGCATCAAGGGTGCTCACCGAGGAGGCAGTGGCCCTCTCCTGGGACCCCGTGCCCCTGCCCAAGCTCTTCTGAGCACCTGCCTGGATGCCAGAGAAGACACTGCTTCCCACCAGGCCTCTCAACTCAGGGGCCACAGAGCATTTCAGAAATTGTACTCCCCCTGGGCTGAGCAGCCCATAGTGGGTATAAATACAGCGAGCGCAAGCAACCTGTGACTGAACTCAAAATGCGTAATGGGAGAACTAGCTGCCACTGTGTGGCTGAAGACATTCCCTCAACCAGACtgaaagagatgagaaaaggaGTGCGATGGCagtgtgaaagaaaagcaaatactgaagTGAGCAGATGTGTTACCAGCCtcaaccccccctccccaacaaCCCTAGACAGATTACAGAAGAGGATCAGAGCAGAGAATCTGTGAACATCTGGGAAAAAGAGCTGACTCTACCTCTGCATATACTTTCTCTGGGTTCTTAAGGATGTCTGGCCAGGCAGCTGGCAAGAGCTTATTAACAGGGGCTCAGTTCTGTGTGGCTGTGCAGGCACCCAGCTCATCTGTCAGAGCATGAACCGTCTTTATCTCAGTTGCCAACTGCTTGACTGTCTGCTACTCAGGCTTAGCGCTGTGGCAACATCACCATCACCAACTGCTCCCCTATGAGGTAGTTTAACTGTGCAAGGATCATTTGTCCTTTCAGCGGCACATCAAAGCCCTACCATCAACTTCTAAAACCTGACATAAACATAAGCTCTAGGCTATCTAAAAAGGTTACCCCAAATCCCAGTACCTGCTTCTGTCACAGAACACCTAATATCACAGGTGAGAAAACATTGACCATTTGCCAAAAAAAGGGGCCTGTATCTCCCAGCTGCGTGTAGCTGACAGTCTGCATACCTTGCCCACGAGTACAGTGGACTTGGTAAAAAGCCCAGTAAAATTAACAGACAGGCTTCTCATTGACTGAATGGGATTTAGGATCATTCTGACACAGGTAGTAACAAAGTCCCAAATGCTAACAACCCTCTCCCAGGCATGACCATAACCACCCCATTAAATAGCCATAATCCAACATTCTACTTGACATTCTTATGGTGACAGCATAACCGGGTCCCACTGTATGGGAGCAATTTCAAAGTTAGCCTATTGCTGTTCTCTGTCGTTGCAGCGTGAAGGATAAGAAGTCTGAGAGAATAAGAAAGAAGATACACTGATCTTCAGATTTCCACAGAGATCAGTTTGacctgaagagaaaaacagattagtctctacagttctgttttcagcCACTCAGAAGTGATCTCGCTGTagctcttcctccttttcactTTGTAAGTCAAGGCTTGGGAATATTCAGACAGCAGATGCTCCCAGTAGCAAGAGACATCCTCCATCTGCAAGTGCTCGGTGATGAATTGGCGTCCCCTAGAGACATACAAGGCACAGTCAGAACCAATTTCCAGTTCCTACAAGagtctttggttttgttttatatgtatatCAACTTTCACTCTTCTGTGTTTCAAATGAGAAACAACATGCACTGCTCTGTACCATCTATTTTAATATCACAATCTTCATTCACGGTCACAGCTCTGACAGTTGCAGTGCTTTTGTTATCCTCAAGACAGTATTTGTTATCtgggaaaataaatatcagaTTTCAGATATCAAATACAGCCTGAGCAGCACTGATGCATGCTGCTTCAGAAGCCAGTTGCGGCCAGTCTGGATACGTAATGCTTGCAACGCGGACACAGTTCCCAGGGGTCAACTCACCTCATACTGAGACGAAAGCTCCCAACTTCTGACGGCTTTCAGTGGGGTTCCTGACATGGGTCACAGCTGAACCAAAGACCTAAGCATATAATCTTGTTCGCTTGTTACGAGTTCGCCAACCCTCCTGCTGTTATTGCAGGAGATCAATTATACTGCACCCTATTAATACTAGGTTGTCTTTGATAGGTAACCCCTTCAAAAGCTGCTtaagaaaatgctttggaagAAGACCGCATGAGAGCCAGAAAGGACGCACAACTTACCTCTCTGAAATATCTTGTGCTATGGcatcattttcctttacaaactgcagcagctcccTAAAATGAAGGCCAAAAAAATGCTATGAAACGACTAGCTCAATGGAGAACATTGTCCCTTAGCTAAATTATTGCAGAGGATGAGACTAAGAATCTACAGCTGAGCGAGGGACTGGTGCTCCTTGTTTCAGAGCACAGAAGAAACTTGCCCTTCTCATTTGTTCCATATCAGTTCTGGACAGCATGCTGAAATCTGGGAGCTAACACATTATTGGCCCAGTGATAAGTTCCTCTTCCCCGTTATCTGTGCTGCAGGGCCCACTTGCAAATTTAAGTGCCTAGTGCCTGCTAATTTCAGTGAGGGCGATAGACCTACACACTCCAGTGAAACTGTACTCTCTAAGTATGACCAAATGATTCTTTGGGGGCagtaataaagagaaaagaacatgaCCTCCAAGAGCCTTTGTCTAGGAGATGCCTAGGAGTGGAGGCACTACTTGGTGTAATACAAACCAAACCACCTTCCcaaacacagcagtgtttttccTGTGGCATGCAATGCTCCGCTGAGCACACTTGGGGTGTCACACCTGATGTTAGAGAGGTCTGATCGGACTGGGATGTAGTGGACCCAAGGCTTCAGCTGAGGGTAGAAGAACTCCAACCACTCTTCTCCAACGTGAAACACAAGTGAACCACATAAGAAAAGGTGTTTCAACCGGAAACTGGCAGCCACTCCCCGGAAATTAAACAGATACCTTTAAAGGGATAAGCAAAGAGAGAGACCTGATTATACTTGGCATTTTGTGAGGAAATGCACCAAGAAACTGGGTTTCAAGTAGCAGTCAACCTTCCCTCACAGGTAGCAGCTGAGGCCGGGGGGGGTGTCTCCCTCACACCGAGCTACGCACTGGTCACTAAAACAAAGGGAAGACATTTATTTGAAGCTTCTCACAGGAAAGGTGAGCTGAAGTTAAAGACATTCTAAGTGAATTTCTGCTGTCTCTcaaaactgaggaagaaaatcaagGCATGAGGCTTTACCTCCGATAAAGACACCTGCCTGCAACAAATCAAAGGAGGCCTCACGGACAACTGCCAACAAGGCATGGAAGGTCACAACGCAGATGCTCATCCTGTGACTCTATGCTTCAGAGATGCTGTTACCATGAGGAGctttttcccagttctctctTGTCTTGCAGTCAGCTTTTCTGTTCATTGTTCAGCTTTGCCACATCTCTCtcagttgggtttttggttttcttcctctgggatTCTGCTTTAATCTGAATCTAATTGTTTCATATTAACTTAGGAATGCAACCCTAAGAGGTTAAATAGGCTAGCACACAACAGATGGACTTTGCAGATAACAAAGAATccacaattttgttttcagtattttctgccAAGTTAGTAAAGTGGGCTTGACTGGGGGCGGATTTCTCTTAGCAAACGGTATCTCAGAGGGatgtttgtttgcttacttactttcttttttaaacccaCATTTCTCCAATTATttggaaagctgtttttcctgtggGTAAAACCCCTCAGTACATATAACTATCTTTGATGTCAAACATTttgggctgggggaagggagtTCTTCCTTTAATGAAGCTATTTTGGGCGAGCTGGGGATTATATGTTATATTTCTTTTGGGTGAGATGGGAATTATAGCTAAACTTAGTTCAGCAGTTAAGTGACAAGGAGTAAATCTCAAATTGTTCTGCATTCTTTGTATTGCCTAGGAGCTCAAGGCAGGGATGAGTAGCTCATTTTATTAGGAACTCAACAAATACGTGCAGAGATGTAACAAGAACAGTGGTCTGAAGGTGCAGAAATGCCTCTGTCCAATTCCAGACACAGCTCCCACCACCTGTGACCTCAGCCAAGTCACTGAGCGCTGCTCTCAGACAGCCTGCTATAGCACCTACATTGAAGGAAGCAGCGAGAAGTTCATGTTGATCCTACCCTGGGCTATGACAAAGTGTGTGAGAATGTCTCAGCCTATACTGTACGAGGACCTTAGGAAGCATCAGGGTAGCGAATTCTGTGTGTAACAGAAGGGAGAAATCTGGGCAACAGTCTagtgaaatataaaatgagACAAGTCAATCACATTTTGCACAAAAACAGAGATCCAGCCGAATGACTGAGTTCTTGTATCGGCAAATTCTAGCTGGCAGAATCATAACTAcgtaattttaaagcaaaagaaaaagcaaaacatcagaCATACAAGTGCATACGTActaaaagtttacatttttacaCAGAAACTTGCAAGAATATTACACCAAAAACCCCTCCCTAaagtagttaaaaaataaaaacctttgtAAATCAAAACCACATTCTCCCAAACAACATACAAAGTATGAATCAATACTTTATCTGCTCAATCATATGTCAGGTTCTCCCTTTTTCTATATACATCCAGTGGCAACACTTGCCCCCGTATGCATATGAAGACATGACTCCTTAGCTCCTTATGTCTTTGAAGACAGTAATGCTATCACTGTAgcatcaaaaaaataattttgaacacATGGCTTGGTAcaggaatataaaaaaagacTGATAGAAAGcctttttgattaaaaaaaaaaaatttatctttatGTTTATTAGTGATCTAAGACCTTTACTTTCCCCAAAGCACTTTATTTCTCCTGAACTGACAGGGGAAAGCTGGCACTGAAACAGGCCATGCTAAACTCCCATATTTTCAATTGCCTTATGTCTGTTCACAAGCTTTCTTATCTGCATGGAGCTGGTTGCTGGAATTAGAccctaaaataaaatgaggccTTACACcatgcaaggaaagaaaaaaacccacagcccTTGAACAGTTTTATTAATCAAAACTCTTACTTGTATTTGCAGTGATCAACCAGTGGAATTTCCTTCGCAGGAGGCTTCCCTAAGGTGTCCTTAAAataaagggaattaaaaaaaaaaaatcagtaagctTTATATAGTgacttcatatttcttttccttctcagttaGAAACAAAGCTGAAGTCTCAAAACCCTCCATTCCCACTTCTGAGAAAACCTTCTCTGGTGGGCTTTTAGAAGTATTATGAAGAATTCCCAGAccttcaaacaagaaaaaaagttcagtaaATTACACACTGCCTGTAAGCAAACACCAGCACAAACACATTAAATGATAATGTTTAGTTGGCAGCTACAGAGTGGAAAACAGCTTGGGACAACGTGAAGCCAAACGTAACCAGACTAGCCAAGACTGTCTGGAGAGAGCCGGACTGTAGACTAAGTATAGAACTAAAAAGAAGTTATCAGCAACAGTTATCAGAAAATTATCAACAAGACCACCAAGAAacagagatgacagaaaaaggtttaaaaagacTGACAACAACACACAGGCAGTTCAGGGCTGGAAGGGGAAGAGTTGGCTAATTTCATTGTAATGGAAGAGTTGGGGATTGGCATAGATCCATTTTCTTATGTATGCTGGTTTCCTTGAACAAAAAGTGtggatggaagaaaaatgtttggcCTGCTAGGCTCTGGAAGACTCCTTCCTTTCATCTGTCAGAGAGGTGTGGCCATCAAGGGCACTACAAGGCTCCCCCACTCTAGAGGATCACCCACAACTCTCCAACAAGACACTTCTCAATCATCAAAGCCATCTTGCAGTGCTATTCTTTCTGGCCTTCACACTCAGGAGACAGACACCCACACACCTTTTCAGATTTCCAAGCCTGGTTTTTAGTGTACTCAGCATCAACAAGTTCTGGGGCTTCTCGGGACAGCAGAATGAGGGGATCTCTCTCAGGGCTcgttctgcaaaaaaaaatgctatcaGTAATTGCCAATCCACATGACTCAACACAGCTAACAAACTACAGGACTCAAGACCCTGCCTCTTTATGAGGCTGACCTCCCTTTGTGCCCCAAAAACATTAAGTGCCTACCATACAGTGTATTTCTGTCCAAGGGTACATTAGCAGAAGAGAATGAGTTATGTCTACCAGAATGATTTAAGGCcatgtttctttatttcacttactaaatatttaatagtaTTATTCAAGCAATTCCCAGGACAAATCAGCAGAGATGTTGTTTCCTTCAGGCTTTATCCTGATGGGTGCCAAATAAACTCCCTTCTAAGTCAGAGAGAGCTAAGAAATGCCAAGCATCTTCAGCGCTGATCTCTCTGACACCAATTTAAAACACTACTGATAAACAAGGTTATGACATCCCTGAGACTCACTCCTCATCATCTCCTGAGCCTATCTAGTAAGATATCAAATCCTTCCCTAttggggatgggggaagaaCAAAGTATTAGGTTTAACATTGTTTTCAAACTGTCACTGGAGAGAGGGCAGACATAATCTACTCTCCTATCCCCCACTACTCAGGTAACTTAAAGCAAGAATATTTTTGATTCAGCGTTGAGCACTTGCACAGCAAATAAAGTATTCACATTGGCAAGAAGCAAACACATCAATATCAAATCTTTAAATTTGTATCATGCACCTGCAGTTCCcttcacagaacaaaacaagctGGTTCCTAGTGCGACAGTTTTACTCATTAAGAAATAACTTAGCAAATCCATCACAACTTCTGTTTCCAATATTAGACTTATTATAATAAACTAGTTGCAAATGGCAATTCTTATGGAAAATCACTAATGGTGAAATGCTGCTGTACAAAATGTCTCCTttccttacttttaaaaaatacattctggGTTACACTTGTTTAGGTCTTGGAAATATAGAAATTTCTGCACGCATACAGCTGTCACAGCATATGTTGGTAGAATCTCCTGTTACAGGAAAATATGCTCACCTGGATCCTCGGAAATATcctttagagatttttttcatccatggccatttttctgcagatctgaaaatattgtttatacatggcaataaattatttcatataaCCATGAAACAGCACTCTCATCAGTTTTCACAGCATGAtctctttttattattcttcatttttgaTGGAAATCACCTTCTGCAGTACAGCAGAAAAAACTCTCAGCCAGGTCCTGTGAAACGTTTTCCTGTGAATATCATGTTTAAGGCAACACGGTATAGGCTACTTTTCAGAATACCTTTCAGTCAAAACAATGAATTACACACAAGCCCCTCATCAAACCTTTAAGGGTATTAAAATTTACCTAAAATTTGAATCACTTTTTGTATcgttgctttatttttctgtacttcacTGAGTATGGATAGTGCAAAATGACTAGAGAATTTCTAACCACTGTCATTTCCcatcaaaaacaaacaaacaaaaaacctgcctagcattttgcatttaagaTACAGGGGTTCATTGTTTTGCCAAGtaactttcattttatatcTAAGCAAGTCCTTCAAAATAGCTCTtcacatgttttatttctgtcagtGCAGTCACCTGCCTCCCTCTGGGGAACTCTTTGTTGTACTTTTCTGTTGCACCTGGCTTGACAGGTAGGTCCTGATCCCCAAACCGACCTGCACAGGTCAAGCTTTGCATCTGTTTATAACCCAGTAACACAAGTGGCATTCACTGAGAAAGCAAGGATGAGTAAATGCTTTGGACCTTCATTCTATTATATTGCATTAGGCTTCAGCTATGATTAGTCCCACAGATCTTCAGATTTTGAAGAGGGAATCATTCAACCTTGCATTCTGATGTCAAGGGATTGACATCAAGGTGTTTTTTGTTATGTTTCTATGTTCATTGTTGCACACTTTGTTTGTCACTTTCCATGGGAAACAGCCCCTTATTCTGCTAATAGTCAAAGATCCTGCCAAAAGAAAGACTCCCAGTCAGAAACCTCTTCTGTCTTACTCTCAGCCCAGTAGTGACTCTTGATTCTTGGGAACGACTCCACATTTCTCTATTGCACAATAATACTCAAGTAAAAGCAGATCTAAAGAAGGCTTTCCTTTACCCTTCCGGAAGCTTATACAAACATCCTGGATCATCcctgcagtgaaaaaaacacagcTCCTAGAGAAGTAGttggaaacaaaggaaaatatttccatgtgtCAGGGGAGATTTCTGCAGGCAAAAGATAACTGCTACTTTATTGACAAACCCTATTCCACCAAAAATGATAGTAATCT contains these protein-coding regions:
- the POGLUT1 gene encoding protein O-glucosyltransferase 1 isoform X1, with product MGRAALALWAMAAAAAVWRSEPAAAGGPADAKWKTITDQIKKAVEVYKPCVKANCSCYQSVWKQDLAPFRGGVSKEIISDVVSRKLGTHYQIIKNKLYREQDCLFPARCSGVEHFLLGIINRLPDMEMVINVRDYPQVPKWMKPIIPVFSFSKTPEYNDIMYPAWTFWEGGPAVWPIYPTGLGRWDLMREDLRRSAEKWPWMKKISKGYFRGSRTSPERDPLILLSREAPELVDAEYTKNQAWKSEKDTLGKPPAKEIPLVDHCKYKYLFNFRGVAASFRLKHLFLCGSLVFHVGEEWLEFFYPQLKPWVHYIPVRSDLSNIRELLQFVKENDAIAQDISERGRQFITEHLQMEDVSCYWEHLLSEYSQALTYKVKRRKSYSEITSEWLKTEL